In Gimesia panareensis, the genomic window CACTCTGAAGCTGGAATGGTATGAAGACCTGCTCCGCGATCTGCGGGAACGCTATCCGACCGTGAACGTACATGGCTTCAGCCCGCCGGAACTGCATCACTTCACCAAGGTCAACAAGCTGCCCCTGCGTGAGGTACTGCAGCGGTTGAAAGATGCCGGTCTGGGAAGCCTGCCCGGCGGGGGAGGCGAGATCCTGGTAGACCGGGTTCGCAAGGAAATTACCCGCGGGAAAGCACTGACCGACGAGTGGCTGGAAGTGAACCGGGTGTGGCATGAACTGGGGGGCATCTCCAGCGCGACCATGATGTTTGGTCATATTGAGACCTTTGCCGAACGGATTGAGCATCTGGATCGCCTGCGGGAACTGCAGGACGAGACCGGCGGCTTTTCCGCATTCATCTGCTGGACACTGCAGCCTGATAACACCGACATGGATTACGTTCCGCCTGCAGGCGCTTTTGAGTATCTGAAGACCCAGGCCGTGAGCCGTCTGTACCTGGATAACTTCAAGAACATCCAGTCCTCATGGGTGACCCAGGGTGAAAAAACGGGGCAGATGGCTCTGTTCTTTGGCGCCAATGACATGGGCAGCCTGATGATCGAAGAGAATGTGGTTTCCCAGGCCGGGACGACGCATCATCTGACAGTTGAGACAATTCGACGCTGTATTACAGAATCGGGATACATTCCCCGTCAGCGGAATGTCTTTTATGAATATATCGATGATCCCGATTCCAATGGTCCTGCGAAGGGTTCAGGTCGCGTTCCTCTGCCAGTGCTGAACTGAGAGAAAACAGGTCAGATATAGGGCTCAGGAAAGCCGATTCGCCATGATAGGCTATGCTTACTTATATTAATGAGATCTCAGTAAGCCTCTTTAGTCTGTCGATCCCCGGCCGATGATCGACAGGTGTATCAGGCAGCAGGAATAATGGACGAATATGATTCACATCGAGCATCTGAGTAAAAGTTTCGATGATCTGCGCCGAGGCAGCATCGTCGCACTCGATTCAGTGAGCTTCGATGTCCATGCCGGCGAAATATTCGGTCTGCTGGGCCCCAACGGTGCGGGCAAGACCACCTGTCTGCGGCTTCTGAGTACCGTGCTGCAGCCAACCGGCGGAACCGCAACGGTCGCCGGCTATGACGTACGAACCCATCCCCAGGAAGTCCGCTCCCATATCGGCTTCATGTCCGGAAACACGGGGATCTACGACCGGATGACGGCCTGGGAGATGGTCGAGTATTTCGGTCGCCTGTACGGCATTGAGGAAGAAGCTCTGCAGGAGCGGCTGGAGTGGATCTTCACCACGCTGCAGATGCAGGACATTCGGGACATGCTGGGGTCGAAGATGTCGACGGGGATGAAACAGAAGGTTTCGATTGCCCGTACAATCGTGCACGATCCGCCCGTATTGATTTTTGACGAGCCGACTTCCGGGCTGGATGTGCTGGTGGCACGGGCGGTGCTGAAGACCGTGGAGGCTTTGCGCGAAGAAGGCAAGTGCATTATTTTTTCCACGCACATCATGCGGGAAGTGGAAAAACTGTGTGACCGTGTCGCGGTGATTTACAAGGGGACGATCCTGGCGATCGGCAGCATTCCTGAGCTCGAGGAACAATATCACGAATCGGACATGGAAGAACTGTTTTTCCATCTCATTCAGAAGCATGAAGATGAGCTGGCGATGAAGGCACAAGCAGACCAATGATACAGTGGAAGAATATCAAGCTCATTTTGATGCGTGAACTGCGCGATCAGCTTCGCGATCGGCGTACGCTGTTCATGGTCGCCATTCTTCCGCTGCTGCTCTATCCGGCGATGGGCATCGGGATGGTGCAGATGACCGTGATGTTCTCGGAACAGCCGCGAAACGTGGTGGTGCTGGGAACAAAAGACCTGCCCCAGCATCCCCAGTTGCTGCAGGGAGATCAGTTTGTCTCCAACTGGTTCATGAATCCCGCGGATGCG contains:
- the mqnC gene encoding cyclic dehypoxanthinyl futalosine synthase, which encodes MSSEIASLLDKAVAGERLNREEGLKLMESHDLVALGKAANEVTKRLHPEPYRTYNIDRNINYSNSCSAVCDFCAFYRNPKSPEVYVLKPEQLYQKIEETIELGGDQILLQGGLHPTLKLEWYEDLLRDLRERYPTVNVHGFSPPELHHFTKVNKLPLREVLQRLKDAGLGSLPGGGGEILVDRVRKEITRGKALTDEWLEVNRVWHELGGISSATMMFGHIETFAERIEHLDRLRELQDETGGFSAFICWTLQPDNTDMDYVPPAGAFEYLKTQAVSRLYLDNFKNIQSSWVTQGEKTGQMALFFGANDMGSLMIEENVVSQAGTTHHLTVETIRRCITESGYIPRQRNVFYEYIDDPDSNGPAKGSGRVPLPVLN
- a CDS encoding ATP-binding cassette domain-containing protein, with amino-acid sequence MIHIEHLSKSFDDLRRGSIVALDSVSFDVHAGEIFGLLGPNGAGKTTCLRLLSTVLQPTGGTATVAGYDVRTHPQEVRSHIGFMSGNTGIYDRMTAWEMVEYFGRLYGIEEEALQERLEWIFTTLQMQDIRDMLGSKMSTGMKQKVSIARTIVHDPPVLIFDEPTSGLDVLVARAVLKTVEALREEGKCIIFSTHIMREVEKLCDRVAVIYKGTILAIGSIPELEEQYHESDMEELFFHLIQKHEDELAMKAQADQ